ATGTCAAGGATCCACTTAAGGCATTCCTGATTGGCGAGACCGTGGAGGGGACCGGCGAGGCCGTTCAGCCCTGCGGCAACCGCATAGTAGGGATCGGAAAGTGCGGAACCAACAGTATGGCAGGTATTGGCGGAAACGTTTCCACCCTCGTGGTCAGAATGAAAGTTCAGATACAGCCGCATGAGTCTGGCAAAATGTCCATGAGGGTCGGGAATACCGAGCATGTTTGCATAATTGGCTCCCCAATCCAGGCCGGGTACCCAGGGGATACGGTCTCCCTTGCCGAAACGGAGGCGATAGATGTAGGCGGCGACGGAAGGCAGTTTGGCCAGGAGCTGAAGAGCATCCTCAAGGGCTGCGACCCAGTAGTCTTCCTTCTTCATGCCTTCGTCATACATTTTGCGGAAAACGCTATCAACTTCCATGGCACAGATCGCTGTGGAGAGCATCGCCATTGGGTGGCTTTCCGGGTGCATGCTCTCAAGGACGTCCCAGACATATTCCGGAACGTGAGACCTGCGGTCAAAATCCTTCTGGAGAGCACATTTGGCCTCGTCATCAGGTTTGTCGCCGGTCAGAAGCAGGTAAAAAATCTCTTCCGGCCAGAGATCCTTGATCTCCAGCAGGGGAATTCCCCGAATGTGAAGACCCTTGTCCGGTGAAACAAAGGACGTGTCGCAGATCATAGCTTTG
This Thermoanaerobaculia bacterium DNA region includes the following protein-coding sequences:
- a CDS encoding citrate (Si)-synthase, with translation MATLQNKLAELIPPLREELKAMGKDHGDMVISDVTIAQAYGGMRGVKAMICDTSFVSPDKGLHIRGIPLLEIKDLWPEEIFYLLLTGDKPDDEAKCALQKDFDRRSHVPEYVWDVLESMHPESHPMAMLSTAICAMEVDSVFRKMYDEGMKKEDYWVAALEDALQLLAKLPSVAAYIYRLRFGKGDRIPWVPGLDWGANYANMLGIPDPHGHFARLMRLYLNFHSDHEGGNVSANTCHTVGSALSDPYYAVAAGLNGLAGPLHGLANQECLKWILDMMDKIGGLPTEDQIRQYTWDTLNSGQVVPGYGHAVLRCPDPRFVGFNEFGRKYLPNDPVFQAVDRVFKVVPDVLKEHGKAKNPWPNVDAGSGALLYHFGLREFSYYTVLFAVSRSMGMLAQLIYNRAIMTAITRPKSVTTEWIKGFIKEKA